In Saccharicrinis fermentans DSM 9555 = JCM 21142, a genomic segment contains:
- the gcvT gene encoding glycine cleavage system aminomethyltransferase GcvT has translation MKQTAFNAIHKELKAKMVEFAGFEMPIEYTGINNEHMQVRNSVGVFDVSHMGEFWVKGPNALSFVQKVTSNDASKLKVGDAQYSCFPNGKGGIVDDLLVYYYEDQKYLLVVNASNIEKDWKWCVENNTMGAELENASDQISQLAIQGPKALETLQKLTEIDLSQIPYYSFITGSIANIKDVIISNTGYTGAGGFELYMHNEDAALVWKAIFEAGAEFDIQAIGLGARDTLRLEMGYCLYGNDIDDTTSPIEAGLGWITKFTEDKDFIDKEILFAQKSEGIKQRLRGFKMLDRGIPRKDYPIVDENDNVIGKVSSGTQSPVLKQGIGMGYIHTDQAKLGSVIYIKVRNRKLKAEIVKTPFI, from the coding sequence ATGAAACAAACCGCATTTAACGCAATCCATAAGGAACTAAAAGCTAAGATGGTAGAATTTGCAGGCTTTGAAATGCCCATCGAATATACCGGCATTAACAATGAACATATGCAGGTAAGAAATTCGGTCGGTGTATTTGACGTATCCCATATGGGTGAATTCTGGGTAAAAGGCCCCAATGCACTATCATTCGTACAAAAGGTAACTTCTAATGATGCATCTAAACTTAAAGTGGGCGATGCTCAATATTCATGCTTTCCCAATGGAAAAGGAGGTATTGTGGATGATTTACTGGTATATTACTACGAGGATCAGAAATACTTATTAGTGGTAAATGCATCCAATATCGAAAAGGACTGGAAATGGTGCGTTGAAAACAATACCATGGGTGCAGAACTGGAAAATGCATCTGATCAGATTTCACAATTGGCAATACAAGGACCTAAAGCGCTCGAAACGCTTCAAAAACTTACAGAAATAGACCTGTCGCAGATTCCTTATTATAGTTTTATTACAGGTAGTATTGCGAACATAAAAGATGTTATCATATCTAATACGGGTTATACAGGTGCTGGTGGGTTCGAATTATATATGCACAATGAGGACGCTGCACTTGTTTGGAAAGCTATTTTTGAGGCCGGAGCGGAATTTGATATTCAAGCTATTGGTTTGGGAGCCAGAGATACACTTCGATTAGAAATGGGTTATTGTTTATATGGGAATGACATCGATGACACGACCTCTCCTATTGAAGCTGGTTTGGGATGGATAACAAAGTTCACTGAGGACAAAGATTTTATAGATAAAGAAATCCTCTTTGCGCAAAAGTCAGAAGGGATTAAACAGCGACTCAGAGGTTTTAAAATGCTCGACAGAGGTATCCCGCGTAAAGATTACCCAATAGTAGATGAAAATGATAATGTCATTGGTAAAGTAAGCTCAGGAACACAATCTCCAGTATTGAAGCAAGGTATTGGTATGGGATATATTCATACTGATCAAGCAAAACTAGGGTCTGTAATCTACATAAAAGTAAGAAACCGAAAACTTAAGGCTGAAATTGTAAAAACGCCTTTTATATAG
- a CDS encoding STAS domain-containing protein: MVETRLNDGFVIAGIKGSDRLTAAVADDVKSDLTSIVSESNGKVILDLSNIKFIDSTGIGVLISALKTARQSDTSFALCKIQKDVMSLLSLMKLDKIFEICSDDSKL; this comes from the coding sequence ATGGTTGAGACAAGATTAAACGACGGATTTGTAATCGCCGGTATCAAGGGATCGGACAGACTTACAGCGGCTGTAGCGGATGACGTAAAAAGCGATTTAACGAGTATTGTATCTGAAAGTAACGGTAAAGTAATACTTGATTTATCAAATATTAAATTTATTGACAGTACAGGAATAGGCGTATTGATATCTGCCTTAAAAACAGCCAGGCAAAGTGATACCTCCTTTGCTTTATGCAAAATACAGAAAGATGTGATGAGCTTATTGTCCTTGATGAAACTGGATAAAATTTTTGAAATTTGTAGTGACGATAGTAAGTTGTAA
- a CDS encoding Hpt domain-containing protein, whose protein sequence is MVEDYKYIDLSYLEGIAEGDKGIIKELVEIFLDQMPEFTDGFDEGIRDKDWVKIAAIAHKAKSSVMSMGMEELGNIDLKNMELLAKQLRINELLSKVSVTEAQKEEMNSLKRNLDSYPEERVSWVMKNANLEMLTSLIEKFTTVCEKAVDELNKVISTY, encoded by the coding sequence ATGGTAGAAGATTATAAATATATTGACTTATCTTATCTGGAAGGAATTGCAGAAGGAGACAAGGGAATTATTAAAGAGTTGGTTGAGATATTCCTGGATCAAATGCCTGAATTTACTGATGGTTTTGACGAAGGTATCAGAGATAAAGACTGGGTAAAGATAGCTGCCATTGCACATAAGGCGAAATCTTCGGTCATGTCAATGGGAATGGAAGAGCTCGGCAATATTGATCTGAAAAATATGGAGTTGTTGGCAAAACAATTGCGGATCAATGAACTATTGAGTAAAGTAAGTGTAACGGAAGCTCAAAAAGAAGAGATGAACAGTCTCAAACGAAACCTGGATAGTTATCCGGAAGAACGGGTAAGTTGGGTTATGAAGAACGCAAATTTGGAAATGCTGACAAGTCTGATAGAAAAATTTACAACTGTTTGTGAAAAAGCAGTTGACGAGTTAAATAAAGTGATTAGTACCTATTAA